In Patescibacteria group bacterium, a single window of DNA contains:
- a CDS encoding class I SAM-dependent methyltransferase, giving the protein MDLFKSAAKGYTKYRGEYPKEVIEKIIAKLNLDGSGRLLDIGCGDGTLTFALSKYFKEVVAVDISIEMINEGKKRAKALGVNNINWIVKSANSLNDDIGRFDCITIAKALHWFDIEKVLSLSHKILKHNSAIVILGGKSIWNYAPTEWEKKIIEIIKKYLGPERMTINGKFLVSQKPYEGYLKEAGFKNIKVFGYTTPKGPKTVDEVLAEQFSTSYAAKELFGNRLINFEQELKNELLKIRPDNKFVSESRGDVIMGFK; this is encoded by the coding sequence ATGGATTTGTTTAAAAGTGCGGCAAAAGGTTATACGAAATATCGCGGAGAATATCCTAAAGAAGTAATTGAGAAAATAATTGCTAAATTAAATTTAGATGGGTCAGGGCGTCTTTTGGATATCGGCTGTGGCGACGGCACATTAACCTTCGCATTATCGAAGTATTTTAAAGAAGTAGTTGCAGTGGATATAAGTATTGAAATGATAAATGAAGGGAAAAAAAGAGCCAAAGCATTAGGTGTTAACAATATTAATTGGATCGTAAAGAGCGCCAATAGCTTAAATGATGATATCGGCAGATTTGATTGTATTACAATTGCTAAAGCGTTACATTGGTTTGATATAGAAAAAGTTTTATCTTTAAGCCATAAAATTTTAAAACATAATAGCGCAATTGTTATTTTAGGAGGAAAGAGTATTTGGAATTATGCACCAACAGAATGGGAGAAAAAAATAATTGAAATTATTAAAAAATATCTTGGACCGGAAAGGATGACTATAAATGGCAAATTTCTGGTTTCACAAAAGCCCTACGAGGGTTATTTAAAGGAAGCGGGTTTTAAAAATATAAAGGTGTTTGGATATACTACGCCCAAAGGTCCTAAAACAGTTGACGAAGTTTTAGCCGAGCAGTTTTCGACTTCCTATGCGGCAAAAGAGCTTTTTGGCAATAGATTAATCAATTTTGAACAAGAGTTGAAAAATGAATTATTAAAGATTCGTCCAGATAACAAATTTGTCAGCGAGTCTAGAGGAGATGTAATTATGGGGTTTAAATAA
- the mtnP gene encoding S-methyl-5'-thioadenosine phosphorylase — MKIGIIGGSGLDDPKILENATEKEVETPYGMPASALIIGKIGNTDVVVASRHGKDHTITPTHVPFRANIWALKEEGCTHILATTACGSLREEIKPGDLVFIDQFIDNTKHRILTFFEDRVVHTPMAEPFSRELRDKLSAAAKDLGFAYHDKGTMVTIEGPRFSTKAESHMFRAWGADVVNMSTVPEVILANELGIPYQSIAMATDYDCWKEDVEPVSFEMILQRMAENADKVRKLIIQVIKNF; from the coding sequence ATGAAAATCGGCATTATCGGTGGTAGTGGTCTAGATGATCCAAAGATTCTAGAAAACGCCACAGAAAAAGAAGTGGAGACACCTTATGGTATGCCTGCCAGTGCTTTGATTATTGGTAAAATTGGTAATACTGATGTAGTGGTGGCTTCACGCCATGGTAAAGATCACACTATTACTCCAACGCACGTTCCTTTTCGCGCCAACATTTGGGCGCTCAAAGAAGAGGGCTGCACCCATATTTTGGCAACCACTGCTTGCGGCTCGCTACGCGAAGAAATTAAACCGGGCGACTTGGTTTTTATCGATCAGTTTATTGATAACACCAAACATCGGATTCTGACTTTTTTTGAAGATCGGGTAGTACATACGCCAATGGCCGAACCGTTTAGTCGGGAACTGCGCGACAAACTTTCAGCTGCAGCTAAAGACCTTGGCTTTGCTTATCACGATAAAGGTACGATGGTAACTATCGAAGGACCGCGCTTTTCTACCAAAGCCGAATCGCATATGTTTCGCGCTTGGGGCGCTGACGTGGTTAATATGTCGACAGTACCTGAAGTGATACTAGCTAACGAGCTTGGCATTCCTTATCAATCAATTGCTATGGCAACAGATTATGACTGCTGGAAAGAGGATGTTGAGCCGGTAAGCTTTGAAATGATTTTGCAGCGGATGGCGGAAAACGCCGATAAAGTGAGGAAGCTGATTATCCAGGTAATAAAAAATTTTTAA
- a CDS encoding DUF6580 family putative transport protein, which translates to MKKNWQIFVVLAIIILAAASRLVHHPFNFTPIIALALFAGCYSKKHWAIILPLGAMLVSDYFIGFYDWQVMASVYVGFAIAFYIGWFLKKHKTWYGVGAAALISSVVFFGVTNFAVWGFFEWYPHTWAGLVSCFTLALPFFRNSLAGDLIYSAALFGLFETAIYFVDKKNWIKQNTTSPEKV; encoded by the coding sequence ATGAAAAAAAATTGGCAAATATTTGTCGTTTTGGCAATAATAATTTTGGCAGCTGCTTCGCGCTTAGTTCATCATCCGTTTAATTTTACGCCGATCATTGCTTTGGCGTTATTTGCTGGTTGTTATTCCAAAAAACATTGGGCGATAATTTTGCCTTTGGGAGCGATGTTGGTCAGCGATTATTTTATTGGTTTTTATGACTGGCAGGTGATGGCTTCGGTCTACGTCGGTTTTGCCATCGCTTTTTATATCGGTTGGTTTTTAAAAAAACACAAAACCTGGTACGGGGTTGGTGCCGCAGCGCTTATTTCCTCGGTGGTGTTTTTTGGGGTAACCAATTTCGCAGTTTGGGGATTTTTTGAATGGTATCCGCATACTTGGGCGGGGCTGGTTTCTTGTTTCACCTTAGCTTTGCCATTTTTTCGCAACAGCTTAGCCGGAGATCTGATTTACAGCGCCGCTTTATTCGGATTATTTGAAACAGCTATTTATTTCGTAGATAAAAAAAATTGGATAAAGCAAAACACGACTTCTCCGGAAAAGGTGTAG
- a CDS encoding glycosyltransferase family 2 protein, whose product MDSQKQISIVIPLYNEAGNLEKLYSDLKDVLAKISCSCNYEIIFVDDGSTDGSTEMVLRFAANDRAVKVIEFSRNFGKELAITAGVNNCEGDACIIMDADLQHPIGLIPEFVKKWEAGAEVVVGVREKNKNEGLTKKIGSILFYKIIGMISETEMVPRSTDYRLLDRKVIKEFNRFTEKNRITRGLIAWLGFKKDYIYFAANARYSGRASYGFFKLIKLALSAFVTHSLFPLKLAGYVGVFITIFSAITGIFIFTDKYILNNLWNLNFTGTALLAVLIIFFVGIILCCLGLIALYIANIHEEVSHRPLYIVRRRENFDN is encoded by the coding sequence ATGGATAGTCAAAAACAAATTTCGATTGTTATTCCTCTTTACAATGAAGCAGGCAATCTCGAAAAATTATACAGCGACCTAAAAGATGTTTTAGCCAAAATTTCTTGTTCTTGTAATTATGAAATTATTTTTGTTGACGACGGCAGTACCGATGGCAGCACCGAAATGGTTTTGCGTTTTGCTGCGAATGATCGGGCGGTAAAAGTGATAGAGTTCTCTCGTAACTTTGGTAAAGAGCTCGCTATAACCGCCGGCGTAAATAATTGCGAGGGAGATGCCTGTATTATCATGGATGCCGATTTACAGCATCCGATCGGGTTAATACCGGAGTTTGTCAAAAAATGGGAAGCAGGCGCCGAAGTGGTAGTGGGTGTTCGTGAAAAAAATAAAAACGAAGGTTTGACAAAAAAAATCGGTTCAATCCTTTTTTATAAAATTATCGGTATGATTAGCGAGACAGAAATGGTGCCGCGTTCAACCGACTACCGTCTGCTTGACCGTAAAGTGATAAAAGAGTTTAACCGCTTTACGGAAAAAAATCGTATTACCCGTGGATTAATTGCTTGGCTCGGTTTCAAAAAAGATTATATTTATTTTGCCGCCAACGCGCGCTATTCGGGCAGAGCCAGCTATGGATTTTTTAAACTAATCAAGCTGGCTTTATCGGCTTTCGTTACTCATAGTCTTTTTCCGCTAAAATTGGCCGGCTATGTTGGGGTTTTTATCACCATTTTTTCCGCAATAACCGGAATTTTTATCTTTACCGACAAATATATTCTCAATAATCTTTGGAACCTCAACTTTACCGGGACGGCTTTGCTAGCGGTTTTAATCATTTTTTTCGTCGGCATCATTCTTTGTTGCCTGGGATTGATCGCTCTGTATATTGCCAATATTCATGAAGAGGTTTCTCATCGGCCTCTATATATTGTCCGCCGCAGAGAAAACTTTGATAATTAG
- a CDS encoding glycosyltransferase family 2 protein, with amino-acid sequence MIKYSFIIPVKEINDYIQETVAAILKISRDDYEIIIYPDVATSDVWLKTRQIATGHVGPAQKRSLAINDAASEILVFVDDDAYPQADFLDKLDDDFSSAEVVAVGGPAITPASDGFWQKVSGAVFLSKLSGGFPERYAAVGVKHFVDDWPSVNLSVRKTDFSAVGGFDSVYWPGEDTKLCIDLIKKAKGKILYDPALICFHHRRDGFFRHLKQIGNYGLHRGFFVKKFPQTSLKLKYFFPGFFLLFVLVGALFSLYSPFFLKLYILGWLVYVLILVKALLEISKYEKNWSILLNSLYYIFFTHIFYGIRFIQGLIFTRDLKSKLR; translated from the coding sequence ATGATTAAATACAGCTTTATCATACCGGTAAAGGAAATTAACGATTATATCCAGGAAACCGTTGCTGCTATTTTGAAAATTTCTCGCGACGATTACGAAATAATTATTTATCCGGATGTCGCTACTTCTGACGTCTGGTTAAAGACAAGGCAGATTGCCACCGGACATGTCGGTCCGGCGCAAAAAAGAAGCTTGGCGATAAATGACGCCGCTAGCGAGATATTGGTTTTTGTTGATGACGATGCTTACCCGCAGGCGGATTTTTTGGACAAACTCGATGACGATTTTTCGTCGGCAGAGGTCGTGGCTGTCGGCGGTCCGGCTATTACTCCGGCAAGCGACGGTTTTTGGCAAAAAGTTTCCGGCGCTGTTTTTTTGAGTAAACTGTCGGGCGGATTTCCCGAACGTTACGCTGCAGTTGGTGTTAAACATTTTGTTGATGACTGGCCGAGTGTTAACCTGTCAGTGCGCAAAACAGATTTTTCCGCTGTCGGCGGTTTCGATAGCGTTTATTGGCCGGGCGAGGATACTAAACTTTGTATTGATCTGATTAAAAAAGCTAAAGGTAAAATACTCTATGATCCGGCTTTGATTTGCTTTCACCATCGTCGAGATGGATTTTTCAGACACTTAAAACAAATCGGCAATTATGGACTTCATCGTGGGTTTTTTGTCAAAAAATTTCCCCAGACATCTTTGAAGTTAAAATATTTCTTTCCCGGTTTTTTTCTTTTGTTTGTACTGGTCGGAGCGCTTTTTAGTTTATACTCGCCATTTTTTTTAAAACTATATATACTAGGTTGGCTGGTTTATGTTTTGATTTTGGTTAAAGCCCTGCTGGAAATAAGTAAATATGAGAAAAATTGGTCGATATTGCTTAATTCTTTATACTATATATTTTTTACCCATATTTTCTACGGCATTCGTTTTATTCAAGGTCTGATTTTTACGAGAGACTTAAAAAGCAAATTAAGGTAA
- a CDS encoding radical SAM protein has protein sequence MRISISYPPLESPKGTPLLSQNRQFQWFNSPTYIYPMIPAYAATLLQSQGHEVLWDDGIAEGLEYKKWLEKLLHFYPELVAIETKTPVVKKHWEIIKQIKDVIPSGKIVLMGDHVSALPQESFEQCPVDFVIAGGNYDFILANIAGYLAKREKLGGGIWYRDGKEIKNTGEYDPHVHNLDELPMIDRELTRFRLYAYQNGNFKYTPGSYMMSGRDCWWGRCTFCSWTTIFPGKNFRVRSAEKALDEVGNLIKLGIKEIMEDSGSLPVGKWLEDFCQGMIKRGYSKKVVMSCNMRINGIKDPALWWLMKEAGFRFILFGLESANQVTLDRIEKGLRVEEIEPGLKMCKEAGLEPHITAMIGYPWETKTDAKKTVDLAKSLFKKGYVDTLQATIVIPYPGTPLYKYCKENNLLNFDDYDRFDQREQVMKSELTTTDVKELTQGLYKSFVTPKFLFKKIISIRSFADVKFLVRAAIRVVGHLTDFSKK, from the coding sequence ATGAGAATTTCTATTTCTTATCCGCCTCTGGAATCGCCAAAAGGTACGCCGCTACTCAGCCAAAATCGGCAATTTCAGTGGTTTAACAGTCCAACTTATATTTATCCGATGATTCCGGCTTACGCCGCGACGCTTTTGCAATCCCAAGGTCATGAGGTTTTATGGGATGACGGTATTGCCGAAGGTTTGGAATATAAAAAATGGTTAGAAAAACTATTGCATTTTTATCCTGAGTTGGTTGCTATCGAAACAAAAACTCCAGTGGTTAAAAAACACTGGGAGATTATTAAGCAAATAAAAGACGTTATACCGAGCGGCAAGATAGTTCTGATGGGAGATCATGTTAGCGCTTTGCCGCAAGAATCGTTTGAACAGTGTCCAGTAGATTTTGTGATTGCCGGCGGTAATTATGATTTTATTTTAGCTAATATCGCCGGATATTTGGCAAAACGGGAAAAACTGGGCGGCGGTATTTGGTACCGCGACGGTAAAGAAATAAAAAATACCGGAGAGTACGATCCGCATGTTCATAATTTAGACGAACTGCCGATGATCGACCGCGAATTAACGCGCTTCCGTCTTTATGCTTACCAAAACGGAAATTTCAAATACACTCCCGGTTCATATATGATGAGTGGGCGTGATTGTTGGTGGGGGCGCTGCACTTTTTGTTCTTGGACAACGATTTTTCCCGGTAAAAATTTTCGCGTTCGCAGCGCGGAAAAAGCTCTAGACGAAGTCGGTAATTTGATAAAATTGGGAATCAAAGAAATTATGGAAGATTCCGGTAGTTTGCCCGTCGGTAAATGGCTGGAGGATTTTTGTCAGGGCATGATTAAACGTGGTTACAGCAAAAAGGTGGTGATGAGTTGTAATATGCGTATCAATGGTATTAAAGATCCGGCTCTTTGGTGGTTGATGAAAGAGGCGGGTTTTCGTTTTATTTTATTTGGACTGGAGTCGGCTAACCAAGTAACTTTAGACCGAATAGAAAAAGGATTACGGGTCGAGGAAATAGAGCCGGGGTTAAAAATGTGCAAAGAAGCCGGACTTGAGCCGCACATTACGGCGATGATCGGCTATCCTTGGGAGACTAAAACGGATGCCAAGAAAACGGTTGATCTGGCAAAAAGTTTATTTAAAAAGGGTTATGTTGATACGCTACAGGCGACGATTGTTATACCTTATCCGGGAACTCCGTTGTATAAATATTGCAAGGAAAACAATTTACTGAATTTTGACGATTACGATCGTTTTGATCAGCGCGAGCAAGTAATGAAATCCGAGCTGACTACGACTGATGTTAAAGAATTGACTCAGGGGTTGTACAAATCATTTGTCACGCCAAAATTTTTGTTTAAAAAAATCATCAGTATTCGTAGTTTTGCCGATGTTAAATTTCTGGTTCGAGCGGCGATAAGGGTAGTTGGTCACTTGACCGACTTTAGTAAAAAATAA
- a CDS encoding oligosaccharide flippase family protein: MKKYILALASNRIVRNSSILFIGSMICAVGNYLFHLITARMLTVNAYGEMESLIALFYIISVPAGTIMTVIIKYSAQFSAEGRLDKVHKLFTAFSHKLLLAGFICFIVIFFLSPWIAKFLQLSSVLPVIILGTIMITALLLSCGRGVLNGLQKFFSTAINMVIEVLTKIILAFAFIYFAFGVNGAIGAISIAALTAYLFVFKPLRFLLKEKIDETKIDYKEIFLFSLPTLFITLFLNLFYNVDVLLVKHFFDPSMAGQYSALTVLGRIVFFVTMTISTVVFPLTAEAHTKNENHRKILNQGFILVSLIAGTALFLFFSVPGLVIKILIGSKFLAVAPYLGWFGLAMFFYSLVYLLTQYFLSIGKTKCLYIVTVGVAVQVTLIMLFHNSIVQIVQIMNVVMIGTTLALLIYYKKIGKILMVDRQQIQEVITQ; encoded by the coding sequence ATGAAAAAATATATTTTGGCCTTAGCAAGCAACAGGATAGTGCGTAACAGTTCTATTCTTTTTATTGGTTCAATGATTTGTGCGGTCGGCAACTACCTTTTTCATTTAATAACCGCTCGAATGTTGACTGTTAACGCTTATGGCGAGATGGAGTCATTGATTGCTCTGTTCTATATTATCTCCGTACCGGCTGGAACGATTATGACCGTGATTATCAAATATTCTGCTCAATTCAGCGCCGAAGGAAGACTTGATAAAGTACATAAATTATTTACCGCTTTCAGTCATAAGCTGCTCTTGGCCGGATTTATTTGTTTTATTGTTATTTTTTTTCTTAGTCCGTGGATTGCCAAATTTTTACAACTATCTTCAGTTTTACCCGTGATAATTTTAGGAACAATAATGATTACGGCGCTGCTGTTGTCTTGTGGTCGTGGAGTTCTCAACGGTTTGCAAAAATTTTTTTCAACGGCGATAAATATGGTTATTGAAGTTTTAACCAAAATTATTTTAGCCTTTGCTTTTATTTATTTCGCTTTCGGCGTTAATGGCGCAATCGGAGCAATCAGTATCGCTGCTCTAACCGCTTATCTCTTCGTTTTCAAACCATTACGTTTTTTGCTTAAGGAAAAAATCGACGAAACAAAAATTGATTATAAAGAAATTTTTCTTTTTTCTTTGCCGACACTTTTTATTACTCTGTTTCTCAATCTTTTTTATAATGTTGACGTTTTGTTGGTCAAACATTTTTTTGATCCGAGTATGGCCGGGCAATACAGTGCATTGACGGTGCTTGGTCGGATAGTATTTTTTGTAACCATGACCATCTCGACGGTGGTTTTTCCACTGACAGCCGAAGCCCATACTAAAAACGAAAATCATAGGAAGATTTTGAATCAAGGTTTTATTTTAGTAAGTTTAATAGCTGGAACGGCTTTGTTTTTATTTTTTTCCGTCCCGGGACTGGTTATCAAAATTTTAATCGGTAGTAAATTTTTGGCAGTCGCCCCGTATCTTGGCTGGTTTGGACTGGCGATGTTTTTTTATTCTTTGGTTTATCTTTTAACTCAATATTTTTTGTCTATTGGTAAAACCAAATGTCTATACATTGTAACCGTCGGTGTCGCAGTGCAGGTAACGTTGATAATGTTGTTTCATAATAGTATCGTGCAGATAGTGCAGATAATGAACGTAGTAATGATTGGGACGACACTGGCTTTGCTTATTTATTATAAAAAAATCGGTAAGATATTAATGGTAGATAGGCAGCAGATACAAGAAGTAATAACGCAATAA
- a CDS encoding glycosyltransferase, producing the protein MERLFVSIVMPTFNSARTLEAALAAIKNQNYPADKVEIIIADAGSTDKTRQIANKYTNLIFDNPLTTGEAGKAVAVKKAKGDIVALIDSDNILPTNDWLEKMVAPFDDPEIIGSEPLEYTYRPTDHYITRYCALIGMNDPLCYFLGNYDRYSFLSKKWNGLQIKVEEQDDYLKVFLEPGKMPTIGANGTMIRKQYLQNVGDYLMDIDIIYDLVASGKNKFAKVKVGIIHLFGGSLKTFYRKQKRRVKDYLYFKDKGNRSYPWKSQSRVGLVKFVVYCLLIFPLIFQSIIGFCRRRDWVWFLHPVFCWITFWVYGWGTIFSLWHKEQMSREKYGQ; encoded by the coding sequence ATGGAGCGGTTATTTGTTTCAATTGTTATGCCGACGTTTAATTCGGCTAGAACGCTGGAGGCGGCTTTAGCGGCGATAAAAAATCAAAATTATCCGGCGGACAAAGTTGAGATAATTATTGCTGATGCCGGATCGACCGATAAAACCAGACAGATCGCCAATAAATATACTAACTTGATTTTTGATAATCCTCTGACTACCGGCGAAGCGGGCAAAGCCGTGGCGGTAAAAAAAGCCAAGGGCGATATTGTCGCACTAATAGATTCGGACAATATTTTACCGACTAACGATTGGTTGGAAAAAATGGTCGCGCCATTTGACGACCCGGAGATTATCGGCAGTGAACCGTTAGAATATACGTATCGTCCGACGGATCACTATATTACGCGCTACTGCGCCCTGATTGGTATGAACGACCCTCTGTGTTATTTTTTGGGCAATTATGATCGTTATAGCTTTTTAAGTAAAAAATGGAACGGACTACAAATTAAAGTCGAAGAGCAAGACGATTATCTGAAAGTCTTTTTGGAACCAGGGAAAATGCCGACGATTGGCGCCAATGGTACGATGATTAGAAAGCAGTATTTGCAAAACGTTGGTGACTATTTGATGGATATAGATATTATTTACGATTTAGTTGCTTCTGGCAAAAATAAATTTGCCAAAGTAAAAGTAGGTATCATTCATCTTTTCGGCGGCAGTCTAAAAACTTTTTACCGTAAACAAAAAAGGAGGGTGAAAGATTATTTGTATTTTAAAGACAAGGGTAACCGTAGTTATCCCTGGAAAAGTCAGTCTCGCGTTGGTTTGGTCAAATTTGTTGTTTATTGTCTTTTGATTTTTCCTTTAATTTTTCAGAGCATAATCGGATTTTGCCGCCGGCGTGATTGGGTTTGGTTTCTGCATCCGGTGTTTTGTTGGATTACTTTTTGGGTTTACGGTTGGGGGACAATCTTTAGTTTGTGGCATAAAGAGCAGATGAGTCGAGAAAAGTACGGACAGTAG
- a CDS encoding GDP-mannose 4,6-dehydratase, with product MQNYLIIGGAGFIGSNIASYLCSVGKSVTILDNFSRRGTDLNLKWLQTSYPDIKVVKADVRHDLDKLNEAVAQNEVVYHLAAQVAVTTSVKNPREDFEINALGTFNVLEAARLSARKPIVIFSSTNKVYGGMEDVKIVHDEKRYSYADYPLGIPEDRLLDFHSPYGCSKGTGDQYVRDYARIYDIPTVVFRQSCIYGTHQFGLEDQGWVAWFTIASLLSKPLKIYGDGKQVRDVLFVDDLVRAFVSATDNIEKTKGKIFNIGGGASYTMSLLELVSYLEEFLGQKITYSFADWRPGDQPVYISDVRKAKEVFGWQPQIDVKQGVSKLVFWVKENRAMIEDVFKDM from the coding sequence ATGCAAAATTATTTGATTATCGGCGGTGCTGGTTTTATTGGCTCTAACATTGCTAGCTATCTGTGTTCTGTCGGTAAAAGCGTTACAATTCTAGACAATTTTTCTCGCCGAGGAACAGATCTCAATCTCAAATGGCTGCAAACAAGTTATCCGGACATTAAGGTGGTAAAAGCTGATGTTCGTCATGATTTAGACAAACTTAACGAAGCCGTAGCGCAAAACGAGGTTGTCTATCATTTAGCGGCGCAGGTAGCAGTTACCACTTCGGTCAAAAATCCCAGAGAAGATTTTGAGATTAATGCGCTCGGCACGTTTAACGTTTTGGAGGCCGCCAGGCTTTCCGCTCGAAAACCGATTGTGATTTTTTCTTCCACCAATAAAGTTTATGGCGGCATGGAAGATGTTAAAATAGTTCATGACGAAAAACGTTACAGTTACGCCGATTATCCACTTGGTATTCCCGAAGATCGCTTGCTTGATTTTCATTCTCCTTACGGTTGTTCCAAGGGTACCGGCGACCAATATGTCCGCGACTATGCCAGAATCTACGATATTCCCACTGTAGTTTTCCGCCAATCTTGTATTTATGGCACGCATCAGTTCGGTTTGGAAGACCAAGGCTGGGTAGCTTGGTTTACTATTGCCTCGCTGCTTAGTAAACCGTTGAAAATTTACGGCGACGGCAAGCAGGTTCGCGATGTGCTTTTTGTTGATGATTTAGTCAGAGCTTTTGTTAGTGCTACGGACAATATAGAAAAAACCAAAGGAAAAATTTTCAATATCGGCGGCGGGGCTAGCTATACCATGTCGCTGCTTGAGCTAGTTAGTTATCTGGAAGAATTTCTTGGTCAAAAAATCACTTATTCTTTTGCCGATTGGCGACCGGGAGATCAGCCGGTCTATATTAGCGACGTGCGCAAAGCCAAAGAAGTATTTGGCTGGCAACCGCAGATTGATGTGAAGCAAGGCGTGTCTAAGCTCGTCTTTTGGGTAAAAGAAAATCGGGCGATGATCGAAGATGTTTTCAAAGACATGTAA
- a CDS encoding SDR family NAD(P)-dependent oxidoreductase produces the protein MKILVTGGAGFIGSHLVDRLIEQGHEVRIFDNLTEQVHQGKIPEYLNPKAEFIKGDVLDRAALAAALAGIDVVFHFASAVGVGQSQYQIYHYVNTNVGGTANLLDIIVNDKLPIRKVIVAASMSSYGEGLYNCDKCGAVRPELRSQVVDGDWEPRCPLCGGTVKPIPTNEKAVQYCNSIYALTKKAQEDMVTNIGRTYNIPTVALRFFNVYGPRQSLSNPYTGVAAIFMSRIKNGNSPVIYEDGLQTRDFVSVYDIADANIAAMNSASSDYEVFNVGSGTALPIKEVAEILAKLYGNDVKPEITSQFRKGDVRHCFADMTKAKEKLGWQPKISFEQGMADLIAWSRDAEAVDSLDKAIAEMKEKGLV, from the coding sequence ATGAAAATTTTAGTTACCGGCGGCGCCGGATTTATTGGTTCTCATCTAGTCGACCGTCTTATCGAGCAGGGTCACGAGGTCAGAATTTTTGATAATCTGACTGAACAAGTGCATCAAGGTAAAATTCCTGAATACCTGAACCCCAAAGCCGAGTTTATCAAAGGTGATGTTTTAGACCGCGCGGCGCTTGCCGCAGCGCTTGCAGGAATAGATGTGGTCTTTCACTTTGCTTCGGCAGTCGGAGTAGGACAGTCGCAATATCAGATTTATCATTATGTGAATACCAATGTCGGCGGTACGGCTAACTTGCTAGATATTATTGTTAACGACAAACTGCCGATAAGAAAAGTGATTGTCGCTGCTTCTATGAGTAGCTACGGCGAAGGTCTTTATAATTGCGACAAATGCGGCGCGGTTAGACCAGAGCTACGTTCGCAAGTAGTAGATGGCGATTGGGAACCGCGTTGTCCGCTTTGTGGCGGAACAGTCAAACCGATACCGACCAATGAAAAAGCGGTGCAATATTGCAATTCTATTTACGCTTTGACTAAAAAAGCTCAAGAAGATATGGTAACAAACATCGGTCGAACTTATAATATTCCGACTGTTGCCCTTCGTTTTTTTAATGTCTATGGTCCCAGACAGAGCCTGTCTAATCCTTACACCGGCGTAGCGGCAATTTTTATGAGTCGGATCAAAAACGGTAACTCGCCGGTGATCTATGAAGACGGGCTTCAGACACGCGATTTTGTTTCTGTTTACGATATTGCTGATGCTAATATTGCCGCGATGAATAGTGCTAGCTCCGACTACGAAGTTTTCAATGTTGGTAGCGGCACGGCTTTACCAATTAAAGAAGTGGCGGAAATTTTGGCCAAACTCTATGGTAATGATGTTAAACCAGAAATAACTAGCCAGTTTCGCAAAGGCGATGTGCGGCATTGTTTTGCCGACATGACAAAGGCTAAAGAAAAATTGGGCTGGCAGCCAAAAATTTCTTTCGAGCAAGGTATGGCTGATCTGATCGCTTGGAGTCGTGATGCCGAGGCGGTAGACAGTCTGGATAAAGCCATTGCCGAGATGAAGGAAAAGGGTTTAGTTTAG